The following coding sequences are from one Mesorhizobium onobrychidis window:
- the cobA gene encoding uroporphyrinogen-III C-methyltransferase codes for MNDGTGNNSGNATIEQALVRLNFKPRQLEPGHVWLAGAGPGDPGCLTLEVLAALGQCDALVYDALVSPDIVAVAEAAELFYAGKRGGQPSMKQDDITALLVRLAREGRRVVRLKGGDPYIFGRGGEEALALARENIPFRVLSGLTSGLSALAGAGIPATMRGINKAVILATGHAAGTDDDLDWAAIARTGQPVVVYMGMANLPLISASLLGGGLAPSTPAAVIVAATTPQERIVVATLATIAEEAAAAGLAAPALIVVGGIVAMRAALAGEP; via the coding sequence GTGAACGACGGCACCGGAAACAACAGCGGAAACGCCACGATCGAACAGGCTTTGGTCCGGCTGAACTTCAAGCCGCGCCAGCTGGAGCCGGGCCATGTCTGGCTGGCCGGCGCCGGCCCCGGCGATCCCGGCTGCCTGACGCTGGAAGTGCTGGCCGCGCTTGGGCAGTGCGATGCGCTCGTCTACGACGCGCTGGTATCGCCCGATATCGTCGCTGTCGCCGAGGCCGCGGAGCTGTTCTACGCCGGCAAGCGCGGCGGCCAGCCATCGATGAAGCAGGACGACATCACCGCTCTGCTGGTTCGGCTGGCGCGAGAAGGTCGCCGCGTCGTCAGGCTGAAGGGTGGCGACCCCTATATTTTCGGTCGCGGCGGCGAAGAGGCGCTGGCGCTGGCGCGCGAAAACATCCCGTTCCGCGTCCTGTCCGGCCTGACTTCGGGCCTCAGCGCGCTTGCCGGTGCCGGCATCCCGGCCACCATGCGCGGCATCAACAAGGCGGTGATCCTGGCCACCGGCCACGCCGCCGGCACCGATGACGACCTCGACTGGGCAGCAATCGCCCGCACCGGCCAGCCGGTCGTCGTCTATATGGGCATGGCCAATCTGCCGCTGATATCAGCCTCGCTGCTCGGGGGCGGACTGGCGCCGTCGACGCCGGCGGCAGTGATCGTTGCCGCGACGACGCCGCAGGAGCGTATCGTCGTCGCCACGCTCGCCACCATCGCCGAGGAAGCGGCTGCCGCCGGCCTTGCCGCGCCGGCGCTGATCGTCGTCGGCGGCATCGTCGCGATGCGCGCGGCATTGGCGGGCGAGCCATGA
- the cobM gene encoding precorrin-4 C(11)-methyltransferase codes for MTVHFIGAGPGAADLITLRGSRLLASCPICLYAGSIVAPELLQHCAPGTKLIDTAPMSLDEIEAEYLAAHQAGHDVSRLHSGDLSVWSAVAEQIRRLEKHGIAYTLTPGVPSFAAAAAALRRELTVPEVAQSLVLTRISGRASKMPPGETLAGFGRTGATLAIHLAVHAIDRVVAELTPCYGAECPVAVVFRASWPDERVLTGTLATIEAQLAADPMERTAIIFVGRSLAAEGFRESSLYDAHYQRRFRGRDGL; via the coding sequence ATGACCGTCCACTTCATCGGCGCCGGACCGGGCGCGGCCGACCTCATCACCTTGCGCGGCAGCCGGCTGCTGGCAAGCTGCCCAATCTGCCTCTATGCCGGCTCGATCGTCGCCCCGGAACTGTTGCAGCACTGCGCGCCCGGCACGAAATTGATCGACACCGCGCCGATGTCGCTCGACGAGATCGAAGCGGAGTACCTGGCGGCCCACCAGGCCGGCCATGATGTCTCCCGCCTGCATTCCGGCGACCTGTCAGTGTGGAGCGCTGTCGCCGAGCAGATCCGCCGGCTGGAGAAGCACGGCATCGCCTATACGCTGACGCCGGGCGTGCCCTCTTTCGCAGCCGCCGCGGCAGCGCTGCGCCGCGAGCTGACCGTTCCCGAAGTCGCGCAAAGCCTGGTGCTGACCCGCATCTCCGGTCGTGCCTCGAAAATGCCGCCCGGCGAAACCCTGGCCGGCTTCGGCCGCACCGGCGCCACGCTCGCCATACACCTTGCCGTCCACGCGATCGACCGTGTCGTCGCCGAGCTGACGCCATGCTATGGCGCCGAGTGCCCGGTAGCGGTCGTCTTCCGTGCCTCCTGGCCGGACGAGCGCGTGCTGACCGGCACGCTCGCGACGATCGAGGCGCAATTGGCCGCCGATCCGATGGAGCGCACGGCAATCATCTTCGTCGGCCGTTCGCTGGCAGCGGAAGGCTTTCGCGAGAGTTCACTTTACGACGCCCACTACCAGCGGCGTTTTCGCGGGCGGGACGGATTGTGA
- a CDS encoding cobalamin biosynthesis protein yields the protein MMIAGIGSRKGVGVQDILAAIETALEAQGLAMTALSALATASPKQDEQAIFSAGRELALPVIVVEDDELKAASSRVISHSSLSQERAGTPSVSEASALAAAGKGAKLLGPRTVLGPVTCAIAISGDAA from the coding sequence ATGATGATCGCGGGCATCGGCAGCCGCAAAGGCGTGGGTGTGCAAGACATTCTTGCGGCGATAGAAACCGCGCTGGAAGCCCAAGGGCTGGCGATGACGGCGCTTTCGGCGCTCGCAACTGCTTCTCCGAAGCAGGACGAGCAGGCAATCTTTTCGGCGGGGCGCGAACTCGCCCTGCCAGTGATCGTTGTCGAGGACGATGAACTCAAGGCTGCGTCGTCGCGCGTCATCAGCCACTCGAGCCTGTCACAGGAGCGCGCCGGCACGCCGTCGGTTTCCGAAGCCTCCGCGCTTGCCGCCGCAGGGAAAGGCGCGAAACTGCTTGGGCCGCGAACCGTGCTTGGCCCGGTCACCTGCGCCATCGCCATCAGCGGAGATGCGGCATGA
- the cbiE gene encoding precorrin-6y C5,15-methyltransferase (decarboxylating) subunit CbiE — protein sequence MPAEAQSRAAWLTEKWLTIVGIGEDGVAGLGEEAKRLIAEAEFVFGGTRHLALVASLAKGEARAWPIPFDAEMRDVLAFSGRRVCVLASGDPFFHGVGVTLARKIPSQEMQVIPAPSAMSLAAARLGWALQDIETISLHGRSLDLIRPLLHPGSRILVLTSDGDAPAAIARLLTELDFGASQLTILEALGGPNERLRSARADAFDLEKINPLNVLAIEVDSTSEARILPLTSGLADHLFEHDGQITKREIRAITLSALAPKRGELLWDIGAGSGSIGIEWMLAHPTMRAIAIEADPTRAARIHRNASHCGVPGLVVVEGSAPKALAKLGTPDAIFIGGGGSDTGVLGAAIKALRVGGRLVANAVTLEMEALLLARHAALGGDLTRISISRASPVGSMQAWRPAMPVTQWSWVKP from the coding sequence ATGCCTGCTGAAGCTCAATCGCGCGCCGCCTGGCTCACCGAAAAATGGCTAACAATCGTCGGTATCGGCGAGGACGGTGTAGCGGGTCTCGGCGAAGAGGCCAAGCGGCTGATCGCCGAGGCCGAATTCGTCTTCGGCGGCACGCGCCACCTTGCCCTTGTCGCGTCACTCGCCAAAGGCGAGGCACGTGCCTGGCCGATCCCTTTCGATGCCGAGATGCGCGACGTGCTGGCGTTTTCCGGCAGGCGAGTCTGCGTGCTGGCGTCGGGCGATCCGTTCTTCCACGGTGTCGGCGTCACCCTTGCTCGCAAGATTCCTTCCCAAGAGATGCAGGTGATTCCTGCGCCTTCGGCCATGTCGCTGGCCGCCGCCCGCCTCGGCTGGGCGCTGCAGGATATCGAGACCATTTCGCTGCACGGCCGCTCGCTTGACCTCATCCGGCCGTTGCTGCATCCGGGCAGCCGTATCCTCGTGCTGACCTCGGACGGCGATGCGCCGGCGGCGATTGCGCGCCTGTTGACCGAACTCGATTTCGGCGCCTCGCAGCTGACGATCCTGGAGGCGCTGGGCGGCCCGAACGAAAGGCTGCGTTCGGCGCGCGCGGACGCCTTCGACCTCGAAAAGATCAATCCGCTCAACGTTCTGGCAATCGAAGTTGACTCAACTTCGGAAGCACGCATCCTGCCGCTGACATCGGGCCTTGCCGATCATTTGTTCGAGCATGACGGCCAGATCACCAAGCGCGAGATCCGCGCCATCACCCTGTCCGCCCTCGCCCCCAAGCGCGGCGAATTGCTGTGGGACATCGGCGCCGGCTCGGGCTCAATTGGCATCGAATGGATGCTGGCCCATCCCACGATGCGCGCCATTGCCATCGAGGCCGATCCAACCCGCGCCGCCCGCATCCACCGCAATGCTTCACATTGCGGCGTGCCCGGCCTTGTGGTGGTCGAAGGTTCGGCACCAAAGGCGCTTGCCAAGCTAGGCACGCCCGATGCGATCTTCATCGGCGGCGGCGGCAGCGATACCGGCGTGCTGGGCGCGGCGATCAAGGCCCTGCGTGTTGGCGGCCGGCTGGTCGCCAACGCGGTGACGCTGGAGATGGAGGCGCTGCTTCTCGCCCGTCACGCCGCGCTCGGCGGCGATCTCACCCGCATCTCTATATCTCGTGCTTCACCGGTTGGTTCGATGCAGGCATGGCGGCCGGCTATGCCGGTCACCCAATGGAGCTGGGTCAAGCCATGA
- a CDS encoding cobalt-precorrin-6A reductase, with protein MTHRILILGGTTEARQLAGKLAARTDLAITLSLAGRTESPAAQGVPTRVGGFGGADGLAAYLRETDVGLLIDATHPYAAKISANAAEAAHGAGVPIVALRRPGWEPAECDRWTLVDGVTDALKVLGSAPRRVFLALGRQEVAAFEAAPQHHYLVRSVDPVEPRLAVPDATYLLARGPFREADERALLLQHRIDVVVSKNSGGEATYGKIAAARALAIEVVMIRRPALPDVPSAETVEALAAMVDHFLVSHFLRPAAERGV; from the coding sequence ATGACCCACCGCATTCTGATCCTTGGCGGAACCACCGAAGCCCGGCAACTGGCGGGAAAGCTGGCCGCGCGCACCGATCTCGCGATCACATTGTCGCTGGCCGGCCGCACTGAAAGCCCGGCGGCGCAGGGCGTGCCGACGAGGGTGGGTGGGTTCGGCGGCGCCGATGGACTGGCGGCGTATCTCCGCGAGACCGACGTCGGCCTGCTGATCGACGCCACGCATCCCTATGCGGCGAAAATCTCCGCCAATGCCGCGGAAGCGGCGCATGGGGCCGGTGTGCCGATCGTTGCGCTCAGGCGCCCAGGTTGGGAGCCAGCCGAATGCGACCGCTGGACGCTCGTCGATGGAGTAACCGACGCGTTGAAGGTGCTGGGATCGGCTCCACGCCGCGTCTTCCTGGCGCTCGGACGGCAGGAGGTCGCCGCCTTTGAGGCCGCACCCCAACATCACTATCTTGTCCGCAGCGTCGATCCGGTCGAGCCAAGGCTCGCTGTGCCCGATGCGACCTATCTCTTGGCGCGCGGGCCGTTCCGGGAAGCCGACGAACGTGCACTGCTTCTGCAACACCGCATCGACGTCGTCGTTTCCAAGAACAGCGGCGGCGAAGCGACTTACGGCAAGATCGCCGCAGCGCGGGCACTCGCCATTGAGGTGGTCATGATCCGCAGGCCGGCGCTGCCGGATGTCCCGTCGGCGGAAACCGTCGAAGCGCTTGCCGCAATGGTCGATCATTTTCTGGTCAGTCATTTTCTTAGGCCCGCCGCCGAACGCGGCGTGTAG
- a CDS encoding precorrin-3B C(17)-methyltransferase, with protein MSGRLTVIGLGPGNADQVTPEASRAVAEAKFFYGYKPYLDRLDLRPDQTRVASDNREELTRAKDALAKAAQGHDVAVVSGGDPGVFAMAAAVCEAIEAGPAEWRAVDVAMLPGITAMLAVAARIGAPLGHDFCAISLSDNLKPWDLIELRLLAAAGAGFVIALYNPISKGRPWQLGRAFECLTAILPGTTPVVFGRAAGRPDERIEVFLLADADAEKADMATCIIIGSPETRIIKRGEKPALVYTPRSAAGLRK; from the coding sequence ATGAGCGGCCGCCTGACCGTCATCGGCCTTGGACCCGGCAATGCCGACCAGGTGACGCCGGAAGCGAGCCGCGCCGTTGCCGAGGCAAAATTCTTCTACGGCTACAAGCCGTACCTCGACCGGCTCGATCTCCGCCCCGACCAGACCCGTGTCGCCTCGGACAATCGCGAGGAGTTGACCCGCGCCAAGGACGCGCTGGCAAAGGCTGCGCAGGGCCACGATGTCGCCGTCGTCTCGGGCGGCGATCCCGGCGTCTTTGCCATGGCGGCAGCCGTCTGCGAGGCGATCGAGGCCGGCCCGGCCGAATGGCGTGCCGTTGACGTTGCGATGCTGCCGGGCATCACCGCCATGCTCGCGGTCGCTGCCCGCATCGGCGCACCGCTCGGCCATGATTTCTGCGCCATCTCGTTGTCCGACAATCTAAAACCCTGGGACCTGATCGAGCTACGGCTGCTGGCGGCGGCGGGCGCCGGCTTCGTCATCGCGCTCTACAATCCGATCAGCAAGGGTCGCCCCTGGCAGCTTGGCCGCGCCTTCGAATGCCTGACGGCGATCCTGCCCGGCACCACGCCGGTCGTCTTCGGCCGCGCCGCCGGCCGCCCCGACGAGCGCATCGAGGTTTTTCTGCTGGCGGACGCCGACGCGGAAAAGGCCGATATGGCAACCTGCATCATCATCGGCTCGCCGGAAACCAGGATCATCAAGCGCGGTGAAAAACCGGCGCTGGTCTACACGCCGCGTTCGGCGGCGGGCCTAAGAAAATGA
- a CDS encoding precorrin-2 C(20)-methyltransferase: MNAIAKGRLVGVGTGPGDPELLTLKAVRALAEADVVAHFAKRGNNSNARAIVGAHFRPDLIELPLLYPVTTEIDKDHSDYRSQIADFYEESAEKVAVHLSAGRMVAVLSEGDPLFYGSYMHLHVRLAHRYPTEVIPGVTAMSGCWSATGTPIVQGDDVLTVLPGTMSEFELTRRLADTDAAVIMKVGRNLPKIRRALEATDKLARAVYVERGTMPGGVSMRLAEKQDDKAPYFAIVLVAGWSGRPDALMEAGA; encoded by the coding sequence GTGAACGCGATCGCAAAAGGCCGGCTTGTCGGCGTCGGAACCGGTCCCGGCGACCCCGAACTGCTGACGCTCAAGGCCGTGCGCGCGCTGGCCGAGGCCGACGTGGTGGCGCATTTCGCCAAGCGCGGCAACAACAGCAACGCGCGCGCCATCGTCGGAGCGCATTTTCGTCCCGATTTGATAGAGTTGCCGCTGCTCTATCCCGTGACCACCGAAATCGACAAGGATCACAGCGATTACCGGTCGCAGATAGCGGATTTCTACGAAGAGTCGGCCGAAAAGGTCGCCGTGCATCTCAGCGCCGGCAGGATGGTCGCGGTGCTTTCGGAAGGCGACCCGCTTTTCTACGGCTCCTACATGCATCTGCATGTCCGGCTGGCGCACCGCTATCCGACAGAGGTCATTCCCGGCGTCACCGCCATGTCCGGCTGCTGGTCGGCGACCGGAACACCAATCGTCCAGGGCGACGATGTGCTGACCGTATTGCCGGGCACAATGAGCGAATTCGAGCTGACGCGCCGCCTCGCCGACACCGATGCCGCCGTCATCATGAAGGTCGGCCGCAACCTGCCCAAGATCAGGCGCGCGCTGGAAGCGACCGACAAGCTGGCGCGTGCCGTCTATGTCGAGCGCGGCACCATGCCGGGCGGCGTCTCGATGCGGCTGGCCGAAAAGCAGGACGACAAGGCGCCCTATTTCGCCATCGTGCTGGTGGCCGGCTGGTCCGGCCGCCCTGACGCGTTGATGGAGGCCGGAGCATGA
- a CDS encoding precorrin-8X methylmutase codes for MNMPARTAYDYIHDGTAIYERSFAIIRAEADLSRFSDAEADVAIRMIHACGQVEAAKHFVFSEDFVAAARTALVAEAPIFCDAEMVSHGVTRARLPAGNEVICTLRDARTSEIAKKIGNTRSAAAIDLWGERMAGSVVAIGNAPTALFYLLERLRDGAPKPAVIIGMPVGFVGAAESKDALAENSYGVPYAIVRGRLGGSAMTAAALNALARPGL; via the coding sequence ATGAACATGCCCGCCCGCACCGCCTACGACTACATCCATGACGGCACGGCGATCTATGAGCGCTCCTTCGCCATCATTCGCGCCGAGGCCGACCTGTCGCGGTTTTCCGATGCCGAAGCCGATGTTGCCATCCGCATGATCCATGCCTGCGGCCAGGTCGAGGCTGCCAAGCACTTTGTTTTTTCGGAGGATTTTGTTGCCGCCGCGCGCACGGCGCTGGTAGCCGAAGCGCCGATCTTCTGCGATGCCGAGATGGTCTCACACGGTGTCACGCGCGCCCGGCTGCCGGCCGGCAACGAGGTGATCTGCACGCTTCGCGACGCGCGGACGTCCGAGATCGCGAAAAAGATCGGCAACACCCGCTCGGCTGCAGCCATCGACCTGTGGGGCGAGCGGATGGCGGGTTCGGTCGTCGCCATTGGCAATGCGCCGACAGCACTTTTCTACCTGCTGGAAAGGCTGCGCGACGGCGCGCCGAAACCGGCTGTTATTATCGGCATGCCGGTCGGGTTCGTCGGTGCTGCCGAATCGAAGGACGCGCTGGCCGAGAATTCCTATGGCGTGCCCTACGCGATCGTGCGCGGCAGGCTGGGCGGCAGCGCCATGACCGCCGCCGCACTCAACGCACTGGCGAGGCCGGGCCTGTGA
- the cobG gene encoding precorrin-3B synthase, with translation MNALSRRGACPALSAPMQTGDGLLVRLNPVAGGLSPKSLIGLGESALRHGNGIMEVTARGSLQIRGLTPASARLLAVEVDALGIAVRTGVPVEHGPLAGLDPEEIADPRPLAERIRKAIEDAGLAQRLGPKVSMIVDGGGQLRMDGVTADVRLIAVRIDTGIKWQVSVAGDGQNAKPLVTVEDDAARDIAVAMLRMVAEKGREAHARDLTERQLISLASWRSFAPPSGRTEGGAKERRPIGVIDLAATGIALGIGLPFGSMPAQKFIKLTQHALTLGVTEIRLAPQRALLFIGLSPTACHSLQQAATTLGFVTDAADPRTRIAACPGAPACASGRIATRDIAETIAAENRDLLDASVTLHISGCAKGCAHPGPAALTLVGGENGAGLVVDGTAKVLPAGYRPGYDAARGVGGIAAAIRGTRHPDETTAACLTRLGAAGVTELYRQE, from the coding sequence ATGAACGCCCTCTCACGTCGCGGCGCCTGCCCCGCTTTGTCCGCGCCGATGCAGACCGGCGACGGGCTTCTGGTGCGGCTCAACCCGGTCGCTGGAGGACTCTCGCCGAAATCCTTGATCGGACTCGGTGAATCCGCCTTGCGGCATGGCAACGGCATCATGGAAGTGACCGCCCGTGGCAGCCTGCAGATACGCGGCCTGACGCCGGCCAGCGCCCGGCTTCTGGCCGTCGAGGTCGATGCACTCGGCATCGCCGTGCGCACCGGCGTGCCGGTGGAGCACGGACCGCTAGCGGGGCTGGACCCGGAAGAAATTGCTGACCCGCGCCCGCTGGCGGAGCGGATTCGCAAAGCCATCGAGGATGCCGGGCTGGCGCAACGCCTTGGCCCGAAGGTTTCGATGATCGTCGACGGCGGCGGGCAATTGAGGATGGACGGAGTGACCGCCGACGTCAGGTTGATCGCGGTGCGGATCGATACGGGAATCAAGTGGCAGGTGTCTGTCGCGGGTGATGGGCAGAATGCGAAGCCGCTCGTTACGGTGGAAGACGATGCGGCCCGTGATATCGCCGTCGCGATGCTGAGGATGGTTGCCGAAAAAGGCCGCGAAGCTCATGCAAGGGATTTGACGGAGAGGCAATTGATATCTCTCGCAAGCTGGCGATCCTTCGCGCCCCCCTCTGGCAGGACAGAGGGGGGCGCGAAGGAACGCCGGCCCATCGGAGTTATCGATCTGGCCGCCACCGGCATCGCCCTCGGCATCGGCCTCCCCTTCGGCAGCATGCCAGCGCAAAAATTCATCAAGCTCACGCAACACGCCCTCACCTTGGGCGTCACGGAAATCCGCCTCGCGCCACAACGCGCGCTGCTTTTCATCGGCCTCTCCCCGACCGCCTGCCACTCGCTTCAGCAAGCCGCCACCACCCTCGGCTTCGTCACCGACGCAGCCGATCCGCGCACCAGGATCGCCGCTTGCCCCGGTGCGCCGGCCTGCGCCTCCGGCCGGATCGCCACGCGCGACATCGCCGAGACCATCGCCGCAGAAAACCGCGACCTCCTCGATGCCTCCGTCACCCTGCACATTTCCGGCTGCGCCAAGGGCTGTGCCCATCCCGGCCCGGCGGCGCTGACACTGGTCGGCGGCGAAAACGGGGCCGGACTTGTCGTGGACGGGACGGCAAAGGTCCTTCCCGCCGGATACAGGCCAGGCTATGACGCCGCGCGCGGTGTCGGCGGCATTGCAGCCGCGATCCGCGGCACACGACATCCCGACGAGACCACCGCCGCCTGCCTGACAAGGCTTGGCGCGGCCGGTGTCACCGAACTCTACCGACAGGAATGA